TCCGTTGTGACGTCCATCGACAACAGGATCGAGGCGTTGAGGCTTGCCATCGAAACAGGAATCAGTGTGTATGATGCCTTGTACGTCAGCCTCGCCCGATCACTTCGTCTGCCGCTGATCAGCGCCGATGCGAAACTGATCAGGGCGGTTGCACCCCGATTCCGTGACATCGTGTGGCTCGCCGACTGGGAGTCGGCCTCCCACTGAATCAGGTGCGCGCCCTACACCGTCCCGCAGCCGCCGTAACACGTGTCCCACGCTTCGATGTAGCAGGCCTGCGTGCAGGGGTGGTTGCCCGGACCGCACCCGACGACGCACCCTTCGAGGTCTGACCGGCAGCTCTGCCAGCACGAAAAACTCACGTGACATTCGTCGAAGCACGGGTCCGCCGTCGCCGCGCAGCCTTCGACGCACGCCGCATCGCCCGCGCAGCCCGATTCGCACGCGAAGTAGTCGCCGAAGCAACCGCCCGCCGCTCCGGTGCAGGCCGCGAGCGCGGTTTCGCAGTCGATGATTTCGGATGGTGTGGTCGCCGCACCGAAACACGCGATCAGCGAGTCGACGCAGTCCTGTTCCGCGGCGCAGGTCGGCGGCGGCGCATCGTCATCGTCGTCGTCATCATCATCGTCGTCGCCCGCGTCGTCATCCATCGCTTCATCGTCATCATCGTCCCCGCCGCCGCACGCAACGGCGATCGCGAACGCTCCCAGCAACGCGATGATCGTCAGCATCCACAAAGCGCGCATCATTCCCTCCGGAACCGCTCGGCGGCGTCGATCGGGGCGCCCGCCGCTCGGCGGTAGAAAATCAGGAACGCCATGCTCGGGCGTTTGGATGCCTCGCGCATGGCGAAGTGCATCGTGTCGAAATCGAACCCCTCGGCCGCCATCTCGTTGATGATCTGCGTGAGCGATTCCTCGGTCACGTCCATCGTTTCGCGCACGCGGCAGTAAGGGTTGTCATTCATCTTGCGCGTCCTCTGTCAATTTCGTCCCGAGCGCTCTTGTCGCTGTCATCCTGAGCCCAGCGAAGGATTTTCTCCCACGTCAACCAGGTCCTTCGCTTCGCTCAGAGTGACAATCGTTCCAACCAGGCCCTTCGCTTCGCTCAGGGTGACATGGGGTGCCAGCCATCCTACGCGAACCAGACCGCCGCGAGCACCGCCCCGATCACGGTATTTCCGAAATTCATGAGCGTCTCGGGGCTCTCCTTGCCGAACTGATGATAGAGCCCGCCCAGAATCGACTCGATGAAGTTCGCCATCATTGCCGCGAGCGAAACTACCACCACGGCTTTCAACCCATATTGATAATCGAAGGGATGCAGCGGCCACGCGACCAGCGCGAGCAGGATCGATGCGCCGAAGCCCAGCAGCGTGCCCTCCATGCTGATCGCGCCCTCGGTGCCGGGTTTGACGCGTTCGAGCGTGATGAGCAAGTACGCGCGCTTGCCGTAAAGCTGGCCGAGCTCGGTGCTGATGGTGTCGCCGAGCGCGGTGGCGAGCGACGCGACGAACGCGACGAACCACACCATGCGTTCGCCGGGATCGGTGACGATGGCGACCGTGGCGCACGCCGCGCCGACGAAGCAGTTGGCGAACACGTGCTTCGCCCCGCGCTGCCCGCCTTTTTTTTGCGCGACGCCCATCTTCTCTTTCGTCGCGATCTTGAATTTGCTGGCGAACGAGCCGGCGATGAAGAACGTGAAGAGGATGATAAATCCTTCGTGGCCGAGGCCGACGTAAATGAGCACGCCGACGATCCAGCCCGCGATCACACCCGACATGTCGACGAGTTTGCCTCGTTGCGAGGCCGCCGCGATGATCGTGTTGAGGATCAGGGCGATCCAGATATTTCCCGGCAAGTCCTGAAAGTGAACCAACGGACGCTCCTAAACGACGCGCGTGAGCAGGTGCAGCAGCGCGCCGGCGAGACCCGGCACGAGGATGTTGTCGTCGATCGGCAGGCGCAGGGTCTCGAAGACCGCGCACACGCCGTTGGCGATGGCGGCGATCATGAAAAGCTGCCCGACCGAGTACGCGGCGAACGCGCCGTCGATGGTCGCGCCCACGTCTCCGGTGGCCTGCGTGTAGGCGAGAAGACCAAAGCACGCGAGCGTGCCGACGCAAAGGAATCCGGCGAGACCTGCCCAGCTTTTATCGCGGTTCCATGGCAACTTCTCACCACCGAAGCGCGTGCCGAAGATCGACGCCGATCCGTCGCCCAGCGCCAGGATCGCCCACGCCCCCGCCACCACGTGCATGCGCTCGTGGAAAAGCAGGAGCAGGATGAGGATCATGATGCCGTAGGCGGCCTTGCCGATCGAAAACCCGCGCGCCAGTTCCGCCTCGCGCAGCGTGCCTTTCACGACGCGCTTGCTGACGAAAATGCCGTACACGATGGCGGTGATGGAGAGCGTGAAGACCAGCCATTTGGGGAAGATCGTGAGCGTGAAGGCGAAGCCGAGCGGCGCGATGTGCTCGACCTTGCGTTTCATCTCGCTGTAGCTCGCGGTCATGGGCGCACCCGGCAAATGGACCACCGTTTTGGGGCCTTGATCGTGGCGTGTCAATCGCGCCCGGTTGCCATTTGCGCGGCATCGCGCGAAACGAAGGGCAACGCGGGAGAGGGATCATGACGGCGGATTCGGCGTTTTCGGGAACGGTCTTCGTCACGGGGGCGACCTCGGGATTCGGCGAGGCGTGCGCGCGGCGGTTCGCGCGGGCCGGGGCACGGGTCGTCGCCTGCGGGCGGCGCGTCGACCGCCTGATCCGTCTTCAGGAGGACCTCGGCCCGCGCGCGTACGCGTTTGTGCTCGACGTGCGCGACCGCGACGCGGTGAGCGCGGCCCTCGCGGATCTTCCGCCGGATTTCGCCGCGATCGACGTGCTCGTGAATAACGCGGGGCTCGCGCTGGGGATCTCTCCCGCGCACGAAGCCGACCTCGACGACTGGGACCAAATGGTCGACACGAACATCAAGGGCCTGATGTACGTGACGCGCGCGGTGTTGCCGGGCATGGTGGCGCGCGGGCGCGGGCATGTCATCAACATCGGCTCGATCGCCGGCTCATACCCGTATCCCGGCGGCAACGCCTACGGCGCAACCAAGGCGTTCGTGAAACAGTTTTCGCTGAACCTCAAAGCCGACCTGCTGGGCACACCGGTGCGCGTGACGGATATCGAGCCCGGGCTCGCCGAGACGGAGTTTTCGCTGGTGCGTTTCCACGGTGATGCGGCGATGGCGAAGCGCGTGTACGAGGGCACGGCGCCGCTCACGGCGGACGACATCGCCGAGGCCGCGTGGTGGGCGGCGACGCAGCCCGCGCACGTCAACGTCAACCGCATCGAGCTGATGCCCGTGTGCCAGGCCTTCGCGCCGCTCGCGGCGCACCGCGAGAAATGACGCGCGCTACCAAAAGATCTTGAGAATCGCCTTCTTGACCGTGTCGAGTTTGATGTCGGTCGAGAGGATGTCCTTGGTGCTCGTGGAGGATTTCGGGGGCATGGCGCCGCCGGGACGCCGCGCGCGCAGGGCCTGCAACGCCTTGAGCTGGATCTTGGCGTCGTTGTTGTTCTTGTTGTAGCGATACGCCTGCGCGAACATGATCGCGGCCTTGTCGAACTGGTCGTTGTCCTTGAGCAGCATGCCCATGAAAAAATATGCCTTGTCCGACCGGGCGTTCAGCGCGATGGCTTTTTCAAGCAGCGTTTTGGCCTGCGCAATTCGGTCCGCGCGGCCCAGATCGCCGAAGTTGTAGATCGACCAACCCAGACACGCGTGGTACTCGGCCTCTTCGGGGAAAAGCTCGACGGCCTTCGTGAAGTGCCTCTTCGCCGCATCCCAGGCAGCCTGCTTCATCGCGGCGAGGCCCATCGAAAATTCGTTCTCCGCGGCGAGAATCATCGCCACGCTGCGTTCCTTCTTCGGCGACGTCCCTTCGGAGAGCTGCTTGTCGTATTCGCGTCGTCGCTTCGCGTCGTACACGGTGCGATAGGCGTCGGTCGCGCGCTTGATGACGGCGTTCGCCTTTTCGAGCACCTCGGCGTTGAAACGGTCCTGCAGCTTGTCGGGATGAAACGACTTCACCATCCGCGTATACGCCTCGCGGATCTGCGGGTCGGCCGCGTTGTTTTCGATCCCCAGGATCTCGTAGTGCGTCGCCTTGTCGACCGACACGTAGAGTCTGAGGATCTCGTCGAGGAGCGCCCGGTCGGCCTCCGGCATCGCGGCTTCGGCTGACGCCTCGTCAATGGCCGCCGATTCGATCTCGATCGGCTCCTCGCCGGATTCGTCCTCGCGGCGAATGAACTCGGTCTCGTCCCCGAGCGACAGTTCGGACCGAGACGGCGTGTCGTCCAGAAATCCGTCGAGCGCCTTCGACAGCGCGTCCGAGATCGGCAGCGGCTCTTCGTCCGCGGCCGCGTGCGCGTCGTCCGTACCCGGCCTCGGCGTCCTCCTCGACAACTCGTCGATCGAAATCGGGCGCGCCGGCTTGCGCTCCTCGATCTCGATGTCCAGCTCGTCCTCGTCCTCGTCGAGCGAAAAGACGTCGCCTTTCGCGCCGACCGTCGCGGGCGCGGGTTTCGCTGCCGGTTCCTCGTCCTCGTCGTCCAGAATGTCGAGGTCGAGCTCTTCGTCATCCGCGAACGGCGTTTCTTCGGAGAGCAATTTCGAGATTTCGCCCTCGGGCTCGAACTCGAAGCTCGGCGCGGGGGGCGGTTCCAGCATGTCGGCCAGATCCAGCGTCGCCTCGGCCGTGTCGGGCCCCGCGAAAACGGGTCCGAGATCCGCGGCGATCGCCTGTTCGACCAGCCGTTCGAAGCTGACCTCGGTCTCGGGAAGTTGCGGTGCGGCCTCGTCGCCCGTCTGCGCGGGGTCGAATTTGTCGAAAAGTTCGAGGATGAGCAGCACGTAGAAGACCTGAAAGGTCTTGTCGGGCCCGAATCGGCTCTCGCGGACCGCTTCGGAAACGGTGCGCGTGCCGTCCACCAGATCGTACAGGGCGCGCACCTCCGCCGGAAAACGAAGGTCATCGTAATCCACGGGCGGCGCGGCGCGTCGGCGCAACACGAAATCCTTGAGTTCGTTGAAGATTTCGCGGATGTCGGCGGGGTCATAATGACGAAGCACGCCCTGAAGGATGAGCAGCGGCGGCCACATATCGAACGTCGTGATCCGGGCGTCGTTGATCGGACGCTCGACGACGAGGTACTGGCCCGAATGCCAGCCGAACAGGCCCAGCATCTTCTCCCACGCCTGCATGCGCAGCGATTGATAGAGCTGCGTCGGCGTGAGCGCCCCCGCCGCGACGAGCGCATCGCCCTGACGCACCCCGCTCTCGTCCATGGCGCGCAGGGTACGCACGAGCATGGACTCGTCGATGACGCCGCGCGCGAGCAGGAGTTGTCCGAGCGTCTCGGAGCGTACCTCGCCGGTCACCGAGATCGGGCAGCCGTCGCGCAGGTACACGGTCTTCGCCACGCGGCGGTTGGAGACGATTAGCAAGCCGGTGATCTTGGCAAAAAAGCACGCCGCGAGAATTTCCGGCACGCTGGCGTCGTCGAGCGAGCCGCGCGGCTCGATCATCAGATCGTCGATCCGGCGTGGGCCGACCGGTGTCGGAGTCCGCAGGGTGGGAGTCGCGGCGCGCGCAGGTGTCGCGGCGTGCAACGACCCGCGCTCGCGCTCGATGCGCTCCGTCTCGAAAACCTCGATCTCCTCGGCGGCGAGGTCGGCCGCGGCGAGCGCGGCGTCGATCGGGTCGAAGTCGTCCTCGGCGGCGGACGCCGCGAAGGGGTTGACCGCCGGCCTGGTCTTCCCGGCGGGCCGATCCGATTCCTCCGGCTCCGCCTCGAGGCGCGAATACGCCTCGATCTGTTCCGCGAGGGCCTCGGTGAGTTGCTCCGGCGTAAACGGCTCTTCGAGAAACGCGTCGACCTTCCACCGCTTCATCGCGATGCGGTCGAGACTCATGTTCTTGAAAAGCGAACTGGTCAAGATGATGGGAACGCGCCGCCCGACGGGCGTGTCCTTGATCTGAAGCGCGAATTCCGATCCCGCCACGCGCGGGAGCGTCATCGTCACCACGATCGCGTCGGGACGCCCGCGTTCGACCGCCCGGCGGCCCGTTTCGGCGTCCTCGACGGCGATCGTTTCGTAACCCGCTTCGCCCAGAATCTGGGCCAGCCACGATCGCTTGACCTTGTGGTGATCGACGATCAGGACCTTATGCAAAATAACCCGTCTCCCCGGCCCGTCGCGGCTCCTTCGCCCGGCGGCGCGCGTCACCGTAGCAATCGCCCGCGCGTCCTGTCAACGCGAATGCGACATGCGATTGCGCCCGCGCGAGCGCTCTCCGCTTTTCCATGGCCGTTTTTCATTCCCGTTGCGATTTCAATACAAAAAAAGTGGAGGGCCGTCTGGCCTCGACCCGGCTGGAGGGTGACCGTACGCTGCGTTCCCGGTCCCGTCAGTCGCCGTTTCAGCGGTTGGCGATCTCCGTGATCGAGACAACCTCCGCTGTCGGAGCGACCCGAAGATTCCGCGAGCCGAACCAGGCGGTTTCACCGGCACGCAGAACCTTCGGGCTCGTTCCGGACTCGTTTCGATGCCGAATGCGAACCGCGCCTTCGCGCACGGTCACGCGTGTGCCCTGGGCAAATTCCTCGATCTCCACGCGCGCTTCCGTGGAGGCCATTTCCGCGAACAGCGTATAGGCGGTCAGCCCCGGTCGCGAACTGTTTTCGTGAAACGTCAGCTCGTACCGCCCGATGTAGAGCTGAATGTCGTTGGTCCACGGCTGCAAAACGCCGCCGACGAGCGTGCACAGGATCTCGAATTCGCCGTCGCCCATCACGGCCAGGTCGGCCTGCGGCATTTCGATCTGCGCATCGCCCGAACGCACCCGCACCCGGTCGCCGGCGCCGAGCACGAGGCCGTTGCGAGCGGGCTTCCACAGGTAATCGCCCACCGGACGCACGATGGTCTGCCCTGTCGCCGTCGCAATCGCCATGCGATCGTCGTCCTGCGCGGATGCGAACGTCGGTGAGGCGATCAGGGCGGCGAGGGCCAGGGAAACGGCGAGATGGGAGTATTTCACAGCGCGTTCCTCCGTGAACCGCAGTGGACGAAAATGCGTCCAAGCGGTGTAGAGCAACGCGCGTGCCGCCGTTGCGAACGGTGAATTTATCCCATGAAATCAATAGGTTGTCGCGTTCATCCGCCCACGGAAAAACGGACGTTCGATGTCGAGAGGTAACACGGTCGGTGGATTCGTAATCCGCGCAAAATAGCAAAGCCCCGCGCGAACGCGGGGCCCTCGTGTTTGGTCGGCTTCGCTCTTGCGAGGGGTCAGACGGCCTTGGCCTGCTGCTTCAGCAGCCCCTCGAAATAGGATTTCACCGTGATCGGCAGGATCGTGGTGCGCTGGTAGCGAATCGGCTCGTTCAGGATGCGCAGTTCGAACTCGCTCGGGTTCGGTCCCTCGGCGAGGATCACCTTGTGCTGCCGGCGCTCGTCGGTGATCTCCTTCTTGAGCGACATGCAGGTGCGGTAGTACGCAAAGAGCTTGCGTCCGAAGGGCGTGTCGAAGCGGTCGAAGCAACGATTGCGGCTGACGCGCTCGCTTTCGTTGAGATCGAGCAGCTTCTTGAGTTCCTTGTGCAGCTTCTTGTCCATGGATTTGCCCTCAATCGGAGGAGATATGAAAATCGGCCTCTCGGCCGAATACCGGACTCCGTCGTTGGATTCGCCACGTTTTTTGAATCGCCGGCGACCGACACGTCGCTGCGAAAAAGCGCAGGGATTTTAACGCGCGGCGTCATGGTCGTCAAGCCGTCACCCGACAAACCGCGCAAATCCACAAATCCCGCGTCTGGCTCAAATCGCCTGCCAAGCAAAATCGATTGTACGCCCCGACTGACCGGCGGTCAAGAAAAAATGAAGGGCCGTTCAAATCGCTCGCGATCCGGGGTCGGCGCAAACGGCCTCCACGCGCCGATGCGATTCGGCAACCCGCGATTGACACCCGAAAACCTTTCGGATATAGACACCTGCCCTTCGGGAGGGGGAGGAATTCGCCATGAACGTCATCGAGCATTTCGAGCGGTCGCAGCCCCGCACCGCGCATCCCAAATTCGGCCCGGGCGACACCGTCCGCGTTCACGTGAAGATCACCGAAGGCGACAAGACGCGCGTTCAGGTCTACGAGGGCGTGTGCATCGGCATCCGCAACAACGGCGTCCGCGGCTCCTTCGTCGTGCGCAAGATCAGTTACGGCACCGGCGTCGAGCGCGTGTTCCCCTTCAATTCTCCCGCGGTGGAAAAGGTCGAGGTCGTTCGCGAGGGCCGCGTGCGTCGCGCCAAGCTGTACTACCTGCGCGAACTCACCGGCAAGGCCGCCCGCATCCGCGAGAAGAAACGCTACTAGCCTCGCCCCCGCATCGGAAGTCCAAATCAAAAGGCCCGTTTCCGGGCCTTTTGTCGTTCGGGCGTCGCGCGCCCGGTCTCAGCATTCCTCGATCGTGACGAGCAGCTCGTCGGTGCCGATCTGCCGGCCCTCGGCGACGTGGATCTTCTTCACCACGCCGTCGCACGGTGCTTCGACGGGGATCTCCATCTTCATCGACTCGAGGATCATCAGCTCGTCTTCCTCGCTCACCGTCTGCCCTTCGGTGACGACGATCTTCCACACACTGCCGGTGACCTCGCTCTTCACTTCCGCCATGCCCCGCCCCTTCGTCGTCTGATCGTGATGTCGCCCGGCGTGTTGGTGCGGCGGGCGCGTTCACACTGGAAACAAGCCGTCACTTCGTCAAGCCCAGAACCTTGCGCGCCTCGGCGCCCTGCACGACTTTTCGGCCCACGTCGCGCACCATGCGCGCGGCCTTGCCGACGAGATCGCCGTTCGACGTCGCCATCACGCCCGGCTCCGTGTACAAGTGGTCTTCGAGCCCGCAGCGGATGTTGCCGCCGATCGATAACGCGCCAGCGATGAGCCGCCACTGCTCGTGGCTGATGCCGATGACCTCCCACACCGATCCCGGCGGGGCGATGCGCGCCATGTTCGACAGCGACTCGATCGACGTGTCGATGCCGCCGACGACGCCCATGATGAACGAGAACTGATACGGCGGACGCAGCACGCCCTGGTCGATGAGCGGCCACACGGTGTTGACGTGCCCCGTGTCGAAGCACTCCATCTCGGGCTGCACGCCGTTTTCGAGCATGCTCGTGAGCAGGTATGTGATCTCGGCGATCGGATTGATGAACTGGAATTCGAATACGAATTCGCGGCGTTTTTCACTGTACTTGGCGTAGTTCATCGTGCCCATGTTGAGCGCGGCGATGTCGGGCTTGCACAGCGTGACCGGGGCGATTTTCTCTTCCTTCGTGATCGTGATCGCGCCGGTCGAGAAGTTCAGAATGATCTCGGGGACCTCGGCGCGGATCGCGGTCGCGATCTCCTGATAGCGCTCGGGGCGATAGCTCGGGCTGCCGTCGTCCTCGCGGGCGTGGATGTGCAGCACGGCCGCGCCGGCGTCAAAGGCGCGCCGGGCCTCGGCCGCGTATTCGGACACGGTGTACGGAATGGCCGGGCACTGGGCGCGGTTGGCGATCACGCCGCTCATGGCACAGGTGATGACGACTTCGTCTCGAATGGCGGGCACGGCGGGCTCCTGGTCGTTTGTCTCTGAAAGGAAGTCACAAAGCCGCTGAAACGTCGGCTCGGGCCATCATGCGGGTTGCCGATTCGCCGTCAAGACGCGATCGGCCGTGTTCCACCCCGCCGGGCGGCGAACCGCCCGGCGGAGATTTCGAGATCAGTCGGCGATCTTCACGATGATGAGCATCTGCTCGCCGTTGTCGGCGAGGTAGGCGAATTCGCCCATGACCCAGACGCCGTGCGGCGCGGAACCCATGTCGACTGTCGTGTCGATCGCGTCGCCGATGAGCGCGAGCGCCGCCGGGTCGGTCGCATCGACGAGTGCGAGACCGCCCCACGAGTTCGCTGTCGCCACGACCTGTGCGTACGCCGTGCCGTCGATCGTCAGCGGCCCCGCGAGGAAGCTGCCGTAGAATCCGTCGCTCGTCTGGAGCACCGACGACTCGACCATGTTCGCCGGATCGGCGATGTCCACGGTGATGAGGCCCGCGCCCCAGTCGCTGTAGTACAGCACGTTGCCGTCGATCTTCACGTCCTGGCCCCAGGGCTCGAAACCCGCGGTGCCGGGATTGAAGTACGTGTCGAGCACGGCGATTGCCTCGGGGTCGGCCACGTCGACCGAGATCAGCGTGCCCTCGCCGCCGCCGCAATACGCCACGTCGTTCGCATAGCCCAGGTTGTAGCAGGTCTCGCCGGTGGCAACCTGCGCCTCGCCGAGCGATTCCGGCGTGCCCTTGGCTTCGCCGACGACCTCGATGTAGCCGTTGCTGCCCGCGCTGCCGCCGATATAGACCACGCCTTCGCCCAACGTCACCGCGTTGAGAATGCCGATGGTGGTCGGCACGAAGGTCCACTCCTCGGTCGGATTCAATGGATCGGAGACGTCGAGT
The Deltaproteobacteria bacterium DNA segment above includes these coding regions:
- a CDS encoding SDR family oxidoreductase, which produces MTADSAFSGTVFVTGATSGFGEACARRFARAGARVVACGRRVDRLIRLQEDLGPRAYAFVLDVRDRDAVSAALADLPPDFAAIDVLVNNAGLALGISPAHEADLDDWDQMVDTNIKGLMYVTRAVLPGMVARGRGHVINIGSIAGSYPYPGGNAYGATKAFVKQFSLNLKADLLGTPVRVTDIEPGLAETEFSLVRFHGDAAMAKRVYEGTAPLTADDIAEAAWWAATQPAHVNVNRIELMPVCQAFAPLAAHREK
- a CDS encoding 3-keto-5-aminohexanoate cleavage protein; the protein is MSGVIANRAQCPAIPYTVSEYAAEARRAFDAGAAVLHIHAREDDGSPSYRPERYQEIATAIRAEVPEIILNFSTGAITITKEEKIAPVTLCKPDIAALNMGTMNYAKYSEKRREFVFEFQFINPIAEITYLLTSMLENGVQPEMECFDTGHVNTVWPLIDQGVLRPPYQFSFIMGVVGGIDTSIESLSNMARIAPPGSVWEVIGISHEQWRLIAGALSIGGNIRCGLEDHLYTEPGVMATSNGDLVGKAARMVRDVGRKVVQGAEARKVLGLTK
- a CDS encoding DUF4177 domain-containing protein — protein: MNDNPYCRVRETMDVTEESLTQIINEMAAEGFDFDTMHFAMREASKRPSMAFLIFYRRAAGAPIDAAERFRRE
- a CDS encoding response regulator, which gives rise to MHKVLIVDHHKVKRSWLAQILGEAGYETIAVEDAETGRRAVERGRPDAIVVTMTLPRVAGSEFALQIKDTPVGRRVPIILTSSLFKNMSLDRIAMKRWKVDAFLEEPFTPEQLTEALAEQIEAYSRLEAEPEESDRPAGKTRPAVNPFAASAAEDDFDPIDAALAAADLAAEEIEVFETERIERERGSLHAATPARAATPTLRTPTPVGPRRIDDLMIEPRGSLDDASVPEILAACFFAKITGLLIVSNRRVAKTVYLRDGCPISVTGEVRSETLGQLLLARGVIDESMLVRTLRAMDESGVRQGDALVAAGALTPTQLYQSLRMQAWEKMLGLFGWHSGQYLVVERPINDARITTFDMWPPLLILQGVLRHYDPADIREIFNELKDFVLRRRAAPPVDYDDLRFPAEVRALYDLVDGTRTVSEAVRESRFGPDKTFQVFYVLLILELFDKFDPAQTGDEAAPQLPETEVSFERLVEQAIAADLGPVFAGPDTAEATLDLADMLEPPPAPSFEFEPEGEISKLLSEETPFADDEELDLDILDDEDEEPAAKPAPATVGAKGDVFSLDEDEDELDIEIEERKPARPISIDELSRRTPRPGTDDAHAAADEEPLPISDALSKALDGFLDDTPSRSELSLGDETEFIRREDESGEEPIEIESAAIDEASAEAAMPEADRALLDEILRLYVSVDKATHYEILGIENNAADPQIREAYTRMVKSFHPDKLQDRFNAEVLEKANAVIKRATDAYRTVYDAKRRREYDKQLSEGTSPKKERSVAMILAAENEFSMGLAAMKQAAWDAAKRHFTKAVELFPEEAEYHACLGWSIYNFGDLGRADRIAQAKTLLEKAIALNARSDKAYFFMGMLLKDNDQFDKAAIMFAQAYRYNKNNNDAKIQLKALQALRARRPGGAMPPKSSTSTKDILSTDIKLDTVKKAILKIFW
- a CDS encoding acetyl-CoA carboxylase biotin carboxyl carrier protein subunit (composes the biotin carboxyl carrier protein subunit of the acetyl-CoA carboxylase complex, the enzyme that catalyzes the carboxylation of acetyl-CoA to malonyl-CoA, which in turn controls the rate of fatty acid metabolism) — its product is MAEVKSEVTGSVWKIVVTEGQTVSEEDELMILESMKMEIPVEAPCDGVVKKIHVAEGRQIGTDELLVTIEEC
- a CDS encoding DUF92 domain-containing protein; its protein translation is MVHFQDLPGNIWIALILNTIIAAASQRGKLVDMSGVIAGWIVGVLIYVGLGHEGFIILFTFFIAGSFASKFKIATKEKMGVAQKKGGQRGAKHVFANCFVGAACATVAIVTDPGERMVWFVAFVASLATALGDTISTELGQLYGKRAYLLITLERVKPGTEGAISMEGTLLGFGASILLALVAWPLHPFDYQYGLKAVVVVSLAAMMANFIESILGGLYHQFGKESPETLMNFGNTVIGAVLAAVWFA
- the rplS gene encoding 50S ribosomal protein L19, whose protein sequence is MNVIEHFERSQPRTAHPKFGPGDTVRVHVKITEGDKTRVQVYEGVCIGIRNNGVRGSFVVRKISYGTGVERVFPFNSPAVEKVEVVREGRVRRAKLYYLRELTGKAARIREKKRY